A genomic stretch from Setaria italica strain Yugu1 chromosome VII, Setaria_italica_v2.0, whole genome shotgun sequence includes:
- the LOC101774528 gene encoding uncharacterized protein LOC101774528, which produces MPAAMQDTTAPPAHEQNPASDQRPRPHLSIDIPASNLTPTPTEGDITPTPTGSCSTRRGGIPITPVSSSSSTKGAQKPLRSPSFMLRQTVKSLLPMGSFKSSVTKSYEASFSKLFNSKSKVMARTSSLPLDDVAGVDALSHSQHAVDNKSSASCTAAEPALHICRSQSLPMNMKKFNAKSFKRMDSLGGMYRVVPSTPRAPAASNVIPDIVPSESGVGEDDGEDIPEEEAVCRICMVELSEGNDTLKLECSCKGELALAHKDCAMKWFSIKGTRTCEVCKQDVQNLPVTLLRVQSVQREANRVGNGGSRSRYDRYRVWHGTPILVIISILAYFCFLEQLLVGHDGIAALAISLPFSCILGLFSSLTTTSMVARRYVWIYAAVQFLFVVFFTHLFYRYLHLQAVISIILATFAGFGVGMTGNSIIVEILRWRMRRRAPPTQARRDRRARAAQQHAPASDQPSGQSSVASGGQNDTVTSDVENPAVPQA; this is translated from the exons ATGCCGGCGGCCATGCAG GACACCACTGCACCACCAGCACATGAACAGAATCCTGCATCCGACCAACGACCGCGCCCACATCTCTCGATCGACATCCCGGCATCAAACCTGACACCAACGCCGACAGAAGGCGACATCACCCCAACCCCTACAGGTTCTTGCAGCACCAGAAGGGGGGGAATCCCCATCACGcctgtttcttcttcctccagcacaAAAGGCGCGCAGAAGCCGCTGCGCTCGCCGTCCTTCATGCTGAGGCAGACGGTGAAGAGCCTCCTGCCGATGGGGAGCTTCAAGTCGTCGGTCACCAAGAGCTACGAGGCCTCCTTCTCCAAGCTCTTCAACTCCAAGTCCAAGGTCATGGCGAGGACTTCCTCGCTCCCTTTGGACGACGTCGCAGGGGTGGATGCTCTGTCACACTCACAACATGCCGTTGACAACAAATCCTCAGCAAGTTGTACCGCCGCT GAACCTGCACTTCACATATGCCGCTCGCAGTCCCTCCCCATGAACATGAAGAAATTCAACGCCAAGAGCTTCAAGAGGATGGACTCGCTAGGCGGCATGTACCGTGTTGTTCCTTCGACACCGAGAGCCCCAGCTGCAAGCAATGTCATTCCTGATATAGTCCCTTCAGAGTCAG GGGTCGGCGAAGACGATGGCGAGGACATTCCGGAGGAGGAAGCCGTGTGCCGGATCTGCATGGTTGAGCTGTCCGAAGGCAACGACACCCTGAAGCTGGAGTGCTCCTGCAAGGGTGAGCTTGCTCTAGCGCACAAGGACTGCGCCATGAAGTGGTTCAGCATCAAGGGCACCAGGACCTGTGAGGTGTGCAAGCAGGATGTGCAGAACCTCCCGGTGACCCTGCTACGTGTCCAGAGCGTGCAGCGCGAGGCGAACCGCGTCGGCAACGGAGGCAGCAGATCAAGATACGATCGGTACAG GGTGTGGCATGGGACACCTATCCTCGTAATCATTAGCATCCTGGCCTACTTCTGCTTCTTGGAACAATTACTG GTGGGCCATGACGGCATTGCTGCGCTGGCGATATCGCTGCCCTTCTCATGTATCCTGGGCCTCTTCTCCTCATTGACCACAACAAGCATGG TGGCAAGAAGATACGTGTGGATCTACGCGGCAGTCCAGTTCctcttcgtcgtcttcttcaCCCATCTGTTCTACAGATAC CTCCATTTGCAGGCCGTGATATCCATCATCCTGGCGACCTTCGCTGGGTTCGGCGTGGGGATGACCGGGAACTCCATCATCGTTGAGATACTACGGTGGAGGATGAGGCGGAGGGCGCCTCCTACCCAGGCACGCCGTGATCGCAGAGCGCGTGCAGCTCAGCAGCATGCTCCGGCGTCTGATCAACCTTCCGGGCAATCTTCGGTTGCCTCCGGGGGACAGAACGACACCGTCACCAGCGATGTTGAGAACCCTGCCGTCCCTCAGGCATAG